In bacterium, one DNA window encodes the following:
- a CDS encoding DUF3641 domain-containing protein, which translates to FGPPGDRSLKLVYNPVGDYLPPPQAALEADYRRELGERFGIRFNELRTITNMPITRFASYLKAGGKMERYMALLQGAYNAATLDGLMCRHLISVGWTGTLYDCDFNQMLDMAIGNGHPLKLWDTRAEDLIGRDITAGNHCYGCTAGAGSSCGGALI; encoded by the coding sequence TTCGGCCCGCCGGGCGATCGGAGCCTGAAACTCGTCTACAACCCGGTGGGAGATTACCTTCCCCCGCCGCAGGCAGCCCTCGAGGCGGACTACAGGCGCGAACTCGGCGAGCGGTTCGGCATCCGCTTCAACGAACTCCGCACCATCACCAACATGCCCATCACGCGGTTCGCCAGCTACCTCAAGGCGGGCGGCAAGATGGAGCGCTACATGGCGCTCCTGCAGGGGGCCTACAACGCCGCCACCCTCGATGGCCTCATGTGCCGCCACCTCATCAGCGTCGGATGGACAGGCACGCTCTACGATTGCGACTTCAACCAGATGCTCGACATGGCGATTGGCAACGGGCATCCGCTCAAACTCTGGGACACGCGCGCGGAAGACCTCATCGGCCGGGACATCACCGCGGGCAACCACTGCTACGGCTGCACGGCGGGCGCCGGCTCCTCCTGCGGCGGCGCGCTGATCTGA
- a CDS encoding glycerol-3-phosphate acyltransferase yields MPLVLNAAMLAILAYALGSLSPAYFAGKARGLDLRFEGRETLDARNAGEILGLPSGALVFIGDVLKAQIAIGLALYLGNSPLAVVGASLGVVAGHLWPLYHGFSGGDALAPAAGVLLAVAPWTLLIAFTLLTLLACIVGRIAYSEIATAALLPGVALLAEKGRLDTLAIAIGLALILIAARRREVEILLGIRKREEASEEETPGSG; encoded by the coding sequence ATGCCCCTTGTCCTCAACGCAGCGATGCTCGCCATCCTGGCCTACGCCCTGGGCTCGCTCTCTCCCGCCTATTTCGCCGGAAAAGCCCGCGGCCTTGACCTGCGCTTCGAGGGCCGCGAAACGCTCGATGCGAGAAATGCGGGTGAGATCCTGGGGCTCCCGTCGGGCGCCCTGGTATTTATCGGGGATGTCCTCAAGGCGCAGATCGCCATCGGACTGGCGCTTTATCTGGGAAATTCCCCGCTCGCCGTCGTGGGGGCTTCACTCGGTGTGGTGGCCGGGCATCTGTGGCCCCTCTATCACGGCTTCTCGGGAGGAGATGCGCTGGCGCCCGCGGCAGGTGTGCTCCTCGCGGTGGCCCCTTGGACGCTGCTCATCGCCTTCACCCTGCTGACGCTGCTTGCCTGTATCGTAGGGCGGATCGCCTACTCGGAGATCGCCACGGCGGCGCTGCTGCCGGGGGTGGCGCTTCTGGCGGAAAAGGGGCGGCTCGACACGCTCGCCATCGCCATCGGCCTCGCTCTTATCCTCATCGCCGCCCGCCGGCGGGAGGTGGAGATCCTCCTCGGAATACGGAAAAGAGAAGAAGCCTCCGAGGAGGAGACGCCCGGCTCGGGCTAG